Proteins from a genomic interval of Candidatus Binatia bacterium:
- the fusA gene encoding elongation factor G — translation MAAREFPLERTRNIGIAAHIDAGKTTCTERILFFTGRVHKMGEVHDGAATMDWMVQEQERGITITSAATATTWRDTRINIIDTPGHVDFTVEVERSLRVLDGLVALFDSVAAVQPQSETVWRQANKYKVPRIIFVNKMDRVGADFFNVVEKIRERLGARAVPIQVPIGAEDKFQGVVDLFTMKKVVYTDELGSTMAQEDVEGELKELAMEWRKHLVEAIAEQDDELLEMFFEGKELPIDRMKAALRRATIEGTVLPMLCGSAFKNKGVQPLLDAVVEYMPSPLEAKPIVGRDPKSGNEILRKPDDSEPFCALAFKIATDPYGNLSYFRVYSGVLNKGSYVLNSRTGRKERIGRILRMHANHREDIDSIGAGDIAAAVGLSDTRTGDTLCDEKSPIALESITFPEPVIHQAIEPKSKADQDKLGLALARLAQEDPTFRMRTDEETQQTIIAGMGELHLEIILDRLRREFKVDANVGKPQVAYKEAITKTVEKEGRFIRQTGGKGQFGDVWIRVEPQPPGTGFVFEWKIVGGAVPKEYSKAVQEGIRESAQSGVLAGFPVMDFKAQAFDGSYHEVDSSEMAFKIAASMAWKEANRAAGPILLEPIMKVEVTTPKEYMGAINGDLSRRRGAIHATEEAPGGAQVITAHVPLSEMFGYATDMRSATQGRATYTMEFAQYEKAPKSVEEEIVAKAAGKKLAPA, via the coding sequence CGCGCACATAGACGCGGGCAAGACGACCTGTACCGAACGCATCCTCTTCTTTACGGGCCGCGTCCACAAGATGGGCGAAGTGCACGACGGCGCCGCCACGATGGACTGGATGGTGCAAGAGCAGGAACGCGGCATCACGATCACCTCGGCGGCGACCGCGACGACCTGGCGCGACACCCGCATCAACATCATCGACACGCCGGGCCACGTCGACTTCACGGTCGAAGTCGAGCGTTCGCTGCGCGTGCTCGACGGCTTGGTCGCCCTCTTCGACTCGGTCGCGGCGGTGCAGCCGCAATCGGAGACGGTCTGGCGTCAGGCGAACAAATATAAGGTTCCGCGCATCATCTTCGTCAACAAGATGGATCGCGTCGGCGCCGACTTCTTCAACGTCGTCGAGAAGATACGCGAACGGCTTGGAGCGCGCGCGGTGCCGATTCAGGTGCCGATCGGCGCGGAAGATAAGTTCCAGGGCGTCGTCGATCTCTTTACGATGAAGAAAGTCGTCTATACCGACGAGCTCGGGTCGACGATGGCGCAAGAGGACGTGGAGGGCGAACTCAAAGAGCTCGCGATGGAGTGGCGCAAGCATCTCGTCGAAGCGATCGCCGAACAAGACGACGAGTTGCTCGAGATGTTCTTCGAGGGTAAAGAGCTGCCGATCGATCGCATGAAGGCGGCGCTGCGCCGGGCGACGATCGAGGGCACGGTGCTGCCGATGCTCTGCGGTTCGGCCTTCAAGAACAAAGGCGTCCAGCCGCTCTTGGACGCCGTCGTCGAGTACATGCCGTCTCCGCTCGAAGCAAAGCCGATCGTCGGCCGCGATCCGAAGTCCGGCAACGAGATTCTGCGCAAGCCCGACGACAGCGAGCCGTTCTGCGCGCTCGCGTTCAAGATCGCGACCGATCCATACGGAAACCTCAGCTACTTCCGCGTCTATTCGGGCGTCCTCAACAAGGGCAGCTACGTGCTGAACTCGCGCACCGGACGCAAGGAGCGGATCGGCAGAATTCTGCGGATGCATGCGAACCATCGCGAGGACATCGACTCGATCGGCGCGGGCGACATCGCGGCGGCGGTCGGGCTCTCCGATACGCGCACCGGCGACACGCTCTGCGACGAGAAGTCCCCGATCGCGCTCGAGTCGATCACGTTCCCGGAACCGGTCATCCACCAGGCGATCGAGCCGAAGAGCAAGGCCGACCAAGATAAGCTTGGGCTCGCGCTCGCGCGCCTCGCGCAAGAGGATCCGACCTTCCGGATGCGCACCGACGAGGAGACGCAGCAGACGATTATCGCGGGGATGGGCGAGCTGCATCTCGAGATCATCCTCGACCGGCTGCGCCGCGAGTTCAAGGTGGACGCGAACGTCGGCAAGCCGCAGGTCGCCTACAAAGAAGCGATCACGAAGACCGTTGAAAAGGAAGGCCGTTTCATTCGGCAGACCGGCGGCAAGGGGCAGTTCGGCGACGTCTGGATTCGGGTCGAGCCGCAACCGCCGGGAACCGGATTCGTCTTCGAGTGGAAGATCGTCGGCGGCGCGGTTCCCAAGGAGTATTCGAAGGCGGTCCAAGAGGGCATCCGCGAGTCCGCCCAGAGCGGCGTCCTCGCGGGCTTCCCGGTGATGGACTTCAAGGCGCAGGCCTTCGACGGCTCGTACCACGAGGTCGACTCCTCGGAGATGGCGTTTAAGATCGCGGCCTCGATGGCGTGGAAGGAGGCGAACCGCGCAGCGGGCCCGATCCTCCTCGAGCCCATCATGAAGGTCGAGGTTACGACGCCCAAAGAGTACATGGGCGCGATCAACGGCGACCTCAGCCGGCGGCGCGGCGCGATCCACGCGACCGAAGAGGCGCCCGGCGGCGCGCAGGTGATCACGGCGCACGTTCCGCTCTCCGAGATGTTCGGGTACGCAACCGATATGCGCTCGGCGACGCAGGGGCGGGCGACGTACACGATGGAGTTCGCCCAGTACGAAAAGGCACCGAAAAGCGTCGAGGAAGAGATCGTCGCAAAGGCGGCCGGCAAGAAACTCGCCCCGGCCTAG
- the tuf gene encoding elongation factor Tu, with protein sequence MAKQKFERKKPHVNIGTTGHVDHGKTTLTAAIMHCLATEGLAQQVGVDQIDNAPEEKERGITIAISHQEYETPKRHYAHVDCPGHADYIKNMITGAAQMDGAILVVAASDGPMPQTREHILLMRQVGVPRIIVFLNKVDMVDDEELLELVEMEIRELLNQYEFPGDDTPIIRGSALKALNSSGKKGDPDADPIFKLMDTVDDYIPEPQREVDKPFLMPVEDVFTITGRGTVGTGRVERGQVKVGEEVEIVGLKEETKKTVVTGIEMFRKLLDSGIAGDNIGVLLRGVDRNEIERGQVLAKPGSVKPHRKFKAEVYVLSKEEGGRHTPFFANYRPQFYFRTTDVTGTIKLPDGVEMVMPGDNIQMDVELITPIACEEGLRFAIREGGRTVGAGVVTTVAE encoded by the coding sequence ATGGCCAAGCAAAAGTTCGAGCGCAAGAAGCCGCACGTCAACATCGGTACGACGGGACACGTCGACCACGGAAAGACGACGCTGACCGCGGCGATCATGCATTGCCTTGCAACCGAGGGCCTGGCGCAACAGGTCGGCGTCGACCAGATTGACAACGCGCCCGAGGAGAAAGAACGCGGCATCACGATCGCGATCTCGCACCAAGAGTACGAGACGCCGAAGCGCCACTACGCGCACGTTGACTGCCCCGGCCATGCCGACTACATCAAGAACATGATCACCGGCGCCGCTCAGATGGACGGCGCGATCCTCGTCGTTGCCGCGTCGGACGGCCCGATGCCGCAGACGCGCGAGCACATCCTCTTGATGCGCCAGGTCGGCGTTCCCCGCATCATCGTCTTCCTCAATAAGGTCGACATGGTTGACGACGAGGAGCTCCTCGAGCTCGTCGAGATGGAGATCCGCGAGCTGCTCAACCAGTACGAGTTCCCGGGCGACGACACGCCGATCATTCGCGGCTCGGCGCTCAAAGCGCTGAACTCAAGCGGAAAGAAGGGCGACCCCGACGCGGATCCGATCTTCAAACTGATGGATACCGTCGACGACTACATCCCCGAGCCGCAGCGTGAAGTGGATAAGCCCTTCCTGATGCCGGTCGAGGACGTCTTCACGATCACCGGCCGCGGAACGGTCGGCACCGGACGCGTCGAGCGCGGCCAAGTGAAGGTCGGCGAAGAGGTCGAGATCGTCGGGCTCAAAGAGGAGACGAAGAAGACCGTCGTGACGGGCATCGAGATGTTCCGCAAGCTGCTCGACAGCGGCATCGCGGGCGACAACATCGGCGTTCTCCTGCGTGGCGTGGACCGCAACGAGATCGAGCGCGGCCAGGTGCTCGCGAAACCCGGTTCGGTGAAGCCGCACAGAAAGTTCAAAGCCGAAGTCTACGTCCTCTCAAAAGAAGAGGGCGGCCGCCACACGCCGTTCTTTGCAAACTATCGCCCGCAGTTCTACTTCCGGACGACCGACGTCACCGGCACGATCAAGCTTCCCGACGGCGTCGAGATGGTGATGCCCGGCGACAACATTCAGATGGACGTCGAGCTGATCACGCCGATCGCGTGCGAAGAGGGCCTTCGTTTCGCAATCCGTGAGGGCGGCCGCACCGTCGGCGCCGGCGTCGTCACGACCGTCGCGGAGTGA